From the Pocillopora verrucosa isolate sample1 chromosome 11, ASM3666991v2, whole genome shotgun sequence genome, the window AATTTCGAACCAAGAAAAGTTTCAAGCACAACATATGTAGGTGGAGTAACTGGAAATTATATTCATCCTTTGTAATATCTTACAATTCTTTAGTTCCGAGCTTTGATGCCAGAAGTTCCCCTGAATCTCCTTCGCATACTTCATCCGCCATGATGGATTTGAATGAGCCTGCTTATAATTTGTCAGCGGCTGTTGAAAGTCAAACCGCGAGAGATTGGGTCAGATTAGTTAAAATTAATGGCGGACGAAGACAGCTGTGATCGTGACAGTCccgaaagtttgaaaaagaaaatatcaaaacgGAGCCTCAGAAAACTACAGGTAAGTCAATATAAGAatatctgttttaaaatttaacattttaaatgaaatatgtgGTAAACCTGGCGGTTAGAGTAGCCTTTAGCTTTGACAACCGAAACCCTTTCAAACAATCCCCTTTCTATCTTTTAGGTTACAGCTGCCAAAAAGCTGAGATGTAATTTATGTCCCAACAAAAGATTGACTTCTCTTAAGATGTATGATGACCACATGGCGTCCAAGAAGCACAGAAAGGTTAAATTACAGAATAATTCCGAGGGAGCGTGGGTTTGCCAGGCTTGTGAGCTTGTGCTGACCTCTCAATCTGAATGGGTGAGTtaagaattgaaataaaaattagctGTTTATGATGAGACCATGTTAAAGCGCAATCCTCTCATAATCAATAATTCATTATAAACCCTGTGGGGTTACAGTATGAGCCATCAAGGAGTACTGCAGGGGAATTTTTTGAGTATTAATTTTGCTATCCTATAACTGCAAGAATTTTGGTGTCAGAAAAATGCTAAAGAAACCCACATGTCTGTAGGAAGGAGAGGACCAGGCGCCCATGACCTGCCCTTGGATCTGCCACAGTATTAATACTTTAGTGTATACCTATCTTAGGGTGGGGTTTTGATCCAACAGTGGTATCCCTCCCCCTTCCTCCTTGTTTACAAGGTATAATTTACACGTATTTATGTGAAGGATGTTACACTTTCCTCCACTTGTAATAGCTCTCCTCTAGTTAATGATGAAAGCCTACATAGATAAAAATCTGCATATTCCAAGTGCATTTGGTGGTATGCTGTCTGAATTGCATCttaatttactttattctgGACCTTTAGAACCATGATATCCTGAATTGCTCATAGAAATATTATTATTCCTTAATGCTCTTTAGTTTGTTATGATTGACATTAAAGAGTTACATTAGCCTTAAATGCAAGTGGTAATGAAAGCAATAGTAC encodes:
- the LOC131787864 gene encoding uncharacterized protein, translated to MADEDSCDRDSPESLKKKISKRSLRKLQVTAAKKLRCNLCPNKRLTSLKMYDDHMASKKHRKVKLQNNSEGAWVCQACELVLTSQSEWVKHLCGRRHHFKLKEWSLKLFPTSYPVTQKEIDLLDDSCYEETEDNDMETMDNKVGKVTLEINF